ATGAAAATCGTGGATAAATATCCACTCGGACAAACCGTGCTCGTCGGTCTACCGATTATGTTGGTCGGTTCACTGGTGACTATTTCAGGACTATTTGTTCCAGATTACTCAGTGTGGTTATTGATTATCGGGATGACGCTGATGAGTTTTGGTGAAGGGATCTGTTTCTCTGTGCTGTATCGTTTAGCCATGATGTCATCTGATGTCTCTAAAGGGACGGTCGCATCTGCCATGTCAATGATGATGATGTTGATCTACTTCACCTTTCTTGAGATTTCACGTCATTTATATGAAGCATTCGATATGCTGGCATTCAGCTTATGTGGCTTAGTCTTGGTTCTCTTATGGTTTACCCTACCACGCAAAATGCTAAAACAGATTATGCAAAAGCGTAAGGAAAATAATGAATTCTAAATAGAATAATTTTTTCAAAGCGAGCCAAATTTGAGCTCGCTTTTTTATTGCCTAAAACTAGAAATGCTCACATTTCAGCTTAAGCAAGATTTGAAAAATGGGGAATAAAATAGATGCTTAAAAAATAGAAAATGAAAATTATTATATTTTAGTGTTATAGAATAAAAAATGGTGCGCTCAGCGGGACTCGAACCCACGCCACAGGCTTCGGAGACCTGTACTCTATCCAGTTGAGCTATGAGCGCGCGACGCACATCATAACAAAAAAAAGCGCGAGGTAAAGCAACTATATATAAGTCTCTCAATTTACTGATTATGCTTTATACAATGTTGCAAATTTGGAACGCAGAATACCGAGTTAATCACTTGGATTATCCAGCAAGATCACTCACAATATCTCAACTTTTCACCAATTGAGACATTCATGACTGATGCATTGACATTAAGGGATTTGTCCAAAACCTATCGTAATGGTTTTCAAGCACTTAAAGGAATTAATCTGACTGTACCCGAAGGTGAATTTTATGCACTTTTAGGGCCAAATGGCGCGGGAAAATCCACTACAATCGGTATTATCAGCTCATTAACAAAAAAATCGGGCGGAACGGTAGAAATATTTGGTCATAATCTAGACACTCAACCTTCTCTTGCAAAACAACATTTAGGGGTTGTACCGCAAGAATTCAACTTTGCCCAATTTGAAAAAACCTTTGATATTTTGGTGACTCAAGCTGGTTATTACGGCATTCCTAAAAAAATTGCGCAAGCACGTGCAGAAGAATACCTCACCAAGCTTGGTCTATGGGAAAAACGTAGTACGCAAGCACGTATGCTGTCAGGCGGGATGAAGCGTCGTCTAATGATCGCGCGTGCCATGATGCATGAACCTAAGTTGCTCATTTTGGATGAGCCGACTGCGGGTGTAGATATTGAGCTACGTCGCTCAATGTGGGACTTCCTCAATGAGATGAATGATAAAGGTACCTCTATCATTCTCACTACACACTATTTAGAAGAAGCAGAAATGCTCTGTCGTCGAATTGCAATTATAGACCGTGGTGTGATTAAAGAAGATACCACCATGAAAAACTTCCTCAATCAGCTCAATGAAGAATCGTTTATTTTAGATTTAGTTGATCCGATAGAACCGCTTAATATAGAAATTATTGGGGTTAAATTTAACTTGGTCGATCCCGTGACTTTAGAAGTAACTCTTGATAAAGCACACAGTATGAATGATCTGTTCCAATTGCTTGAATCGAAAAATATTCGTGTAAGTAGTATGCGTAACAAATCAAACCGTTTAGAAGAACTCTTTGTGAAAATGGTCGAAAAGAATCTTGATGGAGCGAGCGCATGAACTTCAATCAACTCTGCGTCGCTTTATATACCATCGTTTATAAAGAAGTCCGTCGCTTTATGCGAATTTGGCCACAAACGTTACTTCCACCAGCGATTACCATGAGTTTGTACTTCGTGATTTTCGGTAATTTGGTGGGTTCACGCATCGGTCAAATGGGCGGATTCAGCTATATGGAATTCATTGTTCCTGGCTTAATCATGATGGCGGTCATTACCAACAGTTATGCCAATGTATCTTCAAGTTTCTTTAGTGCTAAATTCCAAAAAAGTATTGAAGAGTTGATCATGAGCCCTGTCCCCCTACATATTGTACTGTGGGGCTTTGTACTAGGTGGATTATGTCGTGGTGTCTTAGTGGGTATTATTGTTAGTGCCATGAGTCTGTTTTTCTCAGATTTAAGCATTACCAATTGGTTTGTGACTATATATACCATTGTGATCACATCACTACTATTTTCATTAGGTGGCTTTATTAATGCAGTCTATGCAAAATCTTTTGATGATATTTCGATTATCCCAACATTTGTTTTAACACCGCTGACTTATTTAGGTGGTGTATTTTATGCAATTTCAGCATTAAGCCCATTTTGGCAAAACTTATCTTTAATTAACCCGATTGTATATATGGTTAATGCGTTCCGTTTTGGCATCCTAGGTCATAGCGATGTCAACGTCACAATTTCATTAACTGTTATTACAATCTGCTGTGCCGTACTTTATGGCGTGGCTTATCATTTACTCTCCCGTGGTTCAGGAATGCGTGAATAATGAGTGTAGAAAATTCTCTTCTTGGTAAAGATACCAACTACCCTACTGAATATCAGCCTGATGTTCTATTTCCAATTTCACGTGCGCCTGCACGTGAAGCGTATGCTCATGTTGAAGGTATTCGACAAGGTAAAGACTGGTGGCATGTTTTCGAAATTTCATGGCTTAATTTAGCCGGTGTACCTCAAGTTGCGATTGGTCGCATTACGCTTCCAGCATCTTCACCGAATTTAATCGAATCGAAATCTCTAAAGCTCTACTTTAATAGTTTGAACTTTGCCAAATTCGAATCGAAAGAAGCATTTATTGCGACTGTTGAAAAAGATTTATCTAAAGCCGCTGAAGCAGAAATCAAATTGGATTTATTCCATGTTGATGATTTAGAGATTACAAAACCTGAAGGGATTTGTCTTGATGATTTGACACCTGAGCGTATTGAACATCACCCTGATGCATCATTATTGGCTTTTGATTCAGCGAGCGATGAAGAAGTTGATGTTCAGTTATATTCACATCTGTTAAGAAGTAACTGTCCAGTCACTGGACAACCGGACTGGGGTACAGTATTTATACGCTATCAAGGTAAAAAACCTTGTTATAAGAGTATTTTGGCTTATATTATTTCTTATCGTCAGCATAATGGTTTCCACGAGCAATGTGTGGAGCAGATTTTTGCCGATGTTTGGCAAAATCTACAACCAAAAAATCTGATGGTATATGCAACTTATACACGTCGTGGTGGATTGGATATTAATCCGTGCCGTGTATCAGACTTAACATGGATGCCTCGCCCTATTCGATTAGCGCGACAATAAAAACATTGAGGTTTAACAATGCCATTTTTCGGGTTTATTCCTTCTGCAGAGCTTTTAAATACAATTCAGACTGCACAACAAAACAAAAATTCGAGTGAACCACTGTATCCACTTCGAGATAAAACTGCATTACTGATTAATGATGAGATTATTGATGCGATTTTGACTGAACTGGTACGACGTTTTCCACCAAGTGAAAAACGTGATACAGCAGAAAAATTGGCAGGTTATATTAAATCCACCGTCGCAGTCTTACTCAAACAACTTTTGGGTAAGGCTTCGAACGATGTGGTACGCCAATCTATCGAATTTTCTGAAAAAAGCTTATTTAAAGATCCACAAGGTCAATATCGCGTCGGCGAACCTCTTGATGCCAATCTAGTCAGCAAACTCAAGCAAAACTATGCAGATTTAAGTGCAGGCAAAGAGATTGATAAACAAGCCTTAAGTAACTTATATAAGCAATTTGGTGAAGCTACTGTTCGCCACTTTATGAGTGACTTTAATAAGACGCTTGATTTAGGCATGATCAAACGTAAAGCTTCAGAATTGGGGGCATCTGCTGTCATTAAAGCAATTAATATTGCTGCAGATAAAATTATTTTGAATTTGACCAATGATGAACTCAAAGCGATGGCTGAATACCACGATACACTGTTCTATGTTTAATAAAAATTTCACTGAAAAAGCCTGAGATTACTCAGGCTTTTTTTATACCTAAATAATTTGTTACACATTTGATCAATTGGCTCTACTTTTTAAATCAATAAGCCCTATTCTTTGTCTTTTTTTGTATAGCTTTCTAGGTGCAATCTACCGACAGATGATATCTTGACCATCTTAAAAATATTATCTAAATGCTTGATGTCATAATAGATCGAGCCATAGATAGTTTTCACCTAAGCACTATGTTGTATCTAATTTTTTTTGGAATTTGGATGTTAATGTTGAACTCTCATTTTTATAAAAAACTAAAACAATTGAGCACCGCTGTCTTTGCAATCAGTTTGACCAGCTTTGCGCAAGCCAACGATTTCCAAAATCACCCTTCATATGCCAATTTTAAGCAAAATACCATGAAGACTTATGGTCTGAGTGCGGAACAAATTGACTGGGCAATGAATGGCTCTAAAAATTTGCCTAATATTATTAATATTATGAATCGTCCAGGTGAAAGCAAACCTTGGTACAGCTATAAAACCAACTTCCTTTCAGAAGGCACGATTCAACGCGGTGTGCGCTTTAAACAACAATATGCATCTACCCTACAACGTGCTGAGCAACAGTTTGGTGTACCCCAATCCATCATTTTAGGGATTTTGGGTGTAGAAACAGGTTTTGGCTCAAATAAAGGCTCATTTACTACACGCGATGCGCTTGCAACACTCGGTTTTAATGGTGACCGTCGCAATCAATATTTCCAAGATGAGTTATCTGCGCTTATTGCATGGTCGTATAAAGACGGTATTCCGACTTCTTCTGTCATCGGTTCTTATGCAGGTGCGGTCGGTTATCCGCAATTTATGCCAAGCAATATCACTAAGTTCGGTGTCGACTACGATGGTAACGGTCATATTGACCTTAGAAATTCAGCTGTAGATGCAATTGGTTCTATTGCAAATTATCTTGCTAATCATGGTTGGCAGCGCGATCAACCAATTGCATTTGCCGCAAGATACACCGGAAATAATCCCGATCAGATCATTGCCAAAGATCTTACTGCACCCATTCCATATGGCGCACTTAAAACACAAGGCATTAGCCCTTTAAATCCAATTGTGAAAATTGATGATTTAGACATGGTCAATGTCATTCAATTACAGGAAAATTACGGTCCGATCTATTACCTGACATACCCGAATTTTCAGGTGATTACGACCTATAACAAGAGCCGAATGTATGCCACCGCATTGTGGCTTTTAGGTACAGAAATTACCAATCGTTAACATGAATTTTTCCTAATTCTCATAAAAGTCAAGAAATTTTTATGAGAATTAGTTCATATTTTGGACTTTTTACATACATTGTTACAATTTTGATTATTTTTTAACCAATTATTGTTTATTTTCCGTACTTTTTGAAAGTATTTTAAGTAAAGACTAGACAGGGTATTGAGCGCATGAATATTATCCATCTCGTCAAATGTAGTTGCATAAGTTAAATATCAGGCATGTTTATGTGGTTTTTCAGCTTGTTAGCTTCATCCATATGCCATGCTGTTAGGAGTTGATTCGATGCATTCTTCAATCTTAAAATATTTTATGGCCATCGCCACGACAGTCACTCTGACACAGTCGCAAGCGGACATGGTCCAATCATCATCGTTGAATAACGATCATGATACTTCTCGTTTAGCAGCACGCTTGTTAAACAAAGAAGTTCAAAGCTTTAATTCAAACTTTACGAATTTAAGTAGCCTTTCAATCACTGAACGTTCCGGCGATAAAGTTCGTCGCGAAACGATTGCAGCAAAAATCGAAATCCCTGAAGAAGAGCCTTCAGTGATTGAAAAGCTGAACACCGTTGCCTCTAACACAGTTCGCAAATTCACTCAGTCTGGTACTGCTTCTTGGTATGGTCGTCAATTCCACGGTCGTAAAACAGCAAGCGGTGACACATTCGATATGAATGGTTTAACTGCTGCTCACCGTAGCCTGCCTTTAAACTGTTACATTCGTGTGACCAACAAAACCAATGGTAAGAGTGTTGTCGTGAAAGTAAACGATCGTGGTCCTTTCCATGGTAATCGTGTACTCGACTTATCTTACGGTGCTGCGAAGCAAATTGGCTTAACTCACGCAGGTACAGGTAAAGTCAGTATCGAACGTGTAGATGGTCCACACTCTTAATAACTTGTTGCACTATATTTGATCTGAAGCCACAATTTATTGTGGCTTTTTTATTGAGTATCATTTTGAAAAAATATGAATTGATTTTTGCACTGTTACTTTTAGTGCTTTTCTTTTTACTCGTGCAATGGTCTTTCCATGGCTTTGCTTAGATCTTTGCATCTACTCATTTTTGACCAATTGTGATTTAAGATTTATATTTTCATTCATCAGCTTAAAACGACATGGATGAGGTCAAATGAAAACAATCAGCGAATGGTTTGATGAATATAGTGAAAGTCATCAAAACAAAACCAACAAAATGATTCATTGGGTATGTGTCCCTACCATTTATTTTTCGATCATAGGCGTCTTGGCACACTTTAGTGCACTACTCACTACCCTCCTGCTCGTACTGTCTTTTATTTTTTATGCACGTTTGGACATTGTACTTGCAGTTGCTATGGCAGTTTTAACTCTGGTGATGGCATGGTTGATTTGGGTATTACCTGTGGGTGTTGGCTTCTATATCGGATTATTTGTTTGTGCTTGGATTGGTCAATTTTATGGACATAAAGTGGAAGGTAAAAAGCCATCTTTCTTTAAAGATCTCCAATTCCTCCTTATTGGCCCTATTTGGTGCCTTGATACCTTTATTGCTAAAGTACACCCATCTTGGAAAACTCGTCAAAATAACGCAATTGAGAGCCATTTGTAGCATTCTCAAGTTTTAAGATTTGGAAGAACCTTATTGGTAGGTTCTTCCTTGATGTTTTAACCAACCATTAATATGTTTTCCAGCAGGATCATGGTGTGTCCAATGGATGACTCCACCCTTATCACTGTATTCATATTCACCATAAAATTCGACCGTATCGCCTTTTTGAATGGTGTCAATTCTCGGAGATAAATCAATATTATGTGCAACCAAAACGGTTTGACCATTATTCAGTTCTAAAATGAACTTCTGATGACGCGAGCCTTCATTGTCATCACGTAATAACGCTACCACTCGTCCACTAGCTTTGACCTGTAAATCGCTTTGGTTGCGTGCAAATGCCTGTGCAATCTTATCGGTGTCATCCTTTTTGACGTCAGACGGCTTTTGCTGAGTTTGAGAATTTGATGCTGTGGAGTCCTGAGCTTGGGTTTCTATAGCCGTCGGTGTATTAACAGCTTGATTGTCTTGCTTAAGATCTATGCCAATATAGGCTGCTGCCAGCAAAGCAATTGCAGCGCCAATCGATATATTTGTTTTATTTGCCATAATTATTCCTTAACTTTGTTTTATTTTAACCATAAAAAAAGCCCCAAATGGGTAATGCCAGTCAGTTAAGAAATTGACTGGCATTTTCTTGGATATTTTTGTGCTTTAATTTTCACTACTCGCGGACATTGCCTTTGCCTTTTTTCAGGTAATACAAATATTTTAGATTGTTCAAATAATTGTGCTAAATGTTTGGGTAGATTTCCTGCTGATTCTAAAGGTGTGTGCCTTAAGATATTGATAATACTCATAGATGCAATATGGAAACTGATCCTTAAAGGACTCACCTTTGCATGTTCAGCGATAAACCTCATCTGTCTTCTTAAGATATTATAAGCAATAAATACCCCCCACAATTCTTGATAGACCAAATCAGGTTGTTTGCTTCTTAAAATTCTTGCATCCTGTAAATCACTTTTAATTTCCCGATAACACATTTCTATTTCCCAACGCTGGATATAAAGCATTGCAAGGTCTTTGAATGGATAAACTTCAGAATCTGTTAATGATGTAATGTAACGTCTTATTTTTCCTGCATATTCAACTTCAATTAAACGTGCTTCCCAATAGTCACCCAATGACGGATTTATCTTTTTTGCTCTTGCTGAAACAGGCATTTTGATCTGAAAGTCATGGGCCGCATTATGATGAATCACTTCATAACGCAGGTTGTCCTTTGCTCGCATCAACCAATGACTCTCTTCTGCCTGAGATTGCCAACTCACTAAAAAATCAGCAGAGAAGTAAGCACGATCAAATAGGGTAATACTGCGAACTGGTGCTTTTAATTGACTGGCTAAGGTTAATTCACCTTGATCCATACTGCCAATTTGGGCATCAATCATTTCATGTGTATTGGTATTCACCAGGCAAGTCGCTCTGACTTGTGGGTAAGGGGCAGCTGCTGTTTTGCCTTTGGATGAACCAAAGTGCTTAAAGTTTTCTTCTGTATGAGGCATAGACCAAACCACACCATCTACAGCACAAACGCATAGACCGTGAAAGTTGCTATATTGTTGTTGTGAGTCTTTAAACCATGCCTGACTTAATGTCGAAAATAAAGCACTCATGGGCTCTAAGCCTAAGCGCTGTCTTGCTTGTACGGATGCACTCGGTACACAGTATTCTGCCGTACCGAAAACAAGTTGCAATTGTTGAACCACATACCAAATCGGTTGATTTCGAAATAGAGCAAGTCCGATTACCAGCCAAACAACATGTTCAGCAGGCAGTTTTCTTTTTCGAATTGATGCTTTACCTGTTTGGTTTAAGCAATCTTCAATCCAGTTTAAATCAATCAATTCACTGAATTGTGAAAGTGAAGGTAGGGTTTGTTTTAATGTTAAATCTAAATTCTGAGATAAATTCATAAAAAAAGAGCGTATTTACATACGCTCTTTTTACAGTATTTTAACTTTTTTTGCTTAACTGACTGGCATTACCCAAATGGGGCTTTTTTCTGCAAGTAATAATGCTTAAAGCAAAATTATTTAGCAGCAGCTTGAGCAGCAGCAACTTCTTCAGCGAAGCTCATTTCTGCTTTTTTCTCAATAC
This window of the Acinetobacter sp. NCu2D-2 genome carries:
- a CDS encoding DUF3465 domain-containing protein; the encoded protein is MANKTNISIGAAIALLAAAYIGIDLKQDNQAVNTPTAIETQAQDSTASNSQTQQKPSDVKKDDTDKIAQAFARNQSDLQVKASGRVVALLRDDNEGSRHQKFILELNNGQTVLVAHNIDLSPRIDTIQKGDTVEFYGEYEYSDKGGVIHWTHHDPAGKHINGWLKHQGRTYQ
- a CDS encoding IS4 family transposase, with the protein product MNLSQNLDLTLKQTLPSLSQFSELIDLNWIEDCLNQTGKASIRKRKLPAEHVVWLVIGLALFRNQPIWYVVQQLQLVFGTAEYCVPSASVQARQRLGLEPMSALFSTLSQAWFKDSQQQYSNFHGLCVCAVDGVVWSMPHTEENFKHFGSSKGKTAAAPYPQVRATCLVNTNTHEMIDAQIGSMDQGELTLASQLKAPVRSITLFDRAYFSADFLVSWQSQAEESHWLMRAKDNLRYEVIHHNAAHDFQIKMPVSARAKKINPSLGDYWEARLIEVEYAGKIRRYITSLTDSEVYPFKDLAMLYIQRWEIEMCYREIKSDLQDARILRSKQPDLVYQELWGVFIAYNILRRQMRFIAEHAKVSPLRISFHIASMSIINILRHTPLESAGNLPKHLAQLFEQSKIFVLPEKRQRQCPRVVKIKAQKYPRKCQSIS
- a CDS encoding ABC transporter ATP-binding protein, with the protein product MTDALTLRDLSKTYRNGFQALKGINLTVPEGEFYALLGPNGAGKSTTIGIISSLTKKSGGTVEIFGHNLDTQPSLAKQHLGVVPQEFNFAQFEKTFDILVTQAGYYGIPKKIAQARAEEYLTKLGLWEKRSTQARMLSGGMKRRLMIARAMMHEPKLLILDEPTAGVDIELRRSMWDFLNEMNDKGTSIILTTHYLEEAEMLCRRIAIIDRGVIKEDTTMKNFLNQLNEESFILDLVDPIEPLNIEIIGVKFNLVDPVTLEVTLDKAHSMNDLFQLLESKNIRVSSMRNKSNRLEELFVKMVEKNLDGASA
- the mltB gene encoding lytic murein transglycosylase B; translation: MLNSHFYKKLKQLSTAVFAISLTSFAQANDFQNHPSYANFKQNTMKTYGLSAEQIDWAMNGSKNLPNIINIMNRPGESKPWYSYKTNFLSEGTIQRGVRFKQQYASTLQRAEQQFGVPQSIILGILGVETGFGSNKGSFTTRDALATLGFNGDRRNQYFQDELSALIAWSYKDGIPTSSVIGSYAGAVGYPQFMPSNITKFGVDYDGNGHIDLRNSAVDAIGSIANYLANHGWQRDQPIAFAARYTGNNPDQIIAKDLTAPIPYGALKTQGISPLNPIVKIDDLDMVNVIQLQENYGPIYYLTYPNFQVITTYNKSRMYATALWLLGTEITNR
- the queF gene encoding NADPH-dependent 7-cyano-7-deazaguanine reductase QueF (Catalyzes the NADPH-dependent reduction of 7-cyano-7-deazaguanine (preQ0) to 7-aminomethyl-7-deazaguanine (preQ1) in queuosine biosynthesis), which encodes MSVENSLLGKDTNYPTEYQPDVLFPISRAPAREAYAHVEGIRQGKDWWHVFEISWLNLAGVPQVAIGRITLPASSPNLIESKSLKLYFNSLNFAKFESKEAFIATVEKDLSKAAEAEIKLDLFHVDDLEITKPEGICLDDLTPERIEHHPDASLLAFDSASDEEVDVQLYSHLLRSNCPVTGQPDWGTVFIRYQGKKPCYKSILAYIISYRQHNGFHEQCVEQIFADVWQNLQPKNLMVYATYTRRGGLDINPCRVSDLTWMPRPIRLARQ
- a CDS encoding septal ring lytic transglycosylase RlpA family protein; the protein is MHSSILKYFMAIATTVTLTQSQADMVQSSSLNNDHDTSRLAARLLNKEVQSFNSNFTNLSSLSITERSGDKVRRETIAAKIEIPEEEPSVIEKLNTVASNTVRKFTQSGTASWYGRQFHGRKTASGDTFDMNGLTAAHRSLPLNCYIRVTNKTNGKSVVVKVNDRGPFHGNRVLDLSYGAAKQIGLTHAGTGKVSIERVDGPHS
- a CDS encoding Mpo1 family 2-hydroxy fatty acid dioxygenase, with product MKTISEWFDEYSESHQNKTNKMIHWVCVPTIYFSIIGVLAHFSALLTTLLLVLSFIFYARLDIVLAVAMAVLTLVMAWLIWVLPVGVGFYIGLFVCAWIGQFYGHKVEGKKPSFFKDLQFLLIGPIWCLDTFIAKVHPSWKTRQNNAIESHL
- a CDS encoding ABC transporter permease, with product MNFNQLCVALYTIVYKEVRRFMRIWPQTLLPPAITMSLYFVIFGNLVGSRIGQMGGFSYMEFIVPGLIMMAVITNSYANVSSSFFSAKFQKSIEELIMSPVPLHIVLWGFVLGGLCRGVLVGIIVSAMSLFFSDLSITNWFVTIYTIVITSLLFSLGGFINAVYAKSFDDISIIPTFVLTPLTYLGGVFYAISALSPFWQNLSLINPIVYMVNAFRFGILGHSDVNVTISLTVITICCAVLYGVAYHLLSRGSGMRE